From the genome of Acidobacteriota bacterium:
GCGGGCAAGCTCAGTCCTGCGCCCCATCCGGGGCGCGCGTGACTGGCGTGCGGGGTTCCGGTGGTTGCGGCGAGGCCTCCACCACCGGCGAATCTCCCGCGCGCCTCCGGCGCAAAGAATTGTCAAATCCGAGCCGAACTTTCTTACTGCGTAACATCAGCTTCTAAATTTCCATTGTGTCAGCGCCGTTGTTGCAATCGAATCTGCTGCTCCAAGTCGGCGCGTAACTGCGGATTCAATTTTAGGCAGAGCGTGAAATCCGCCTGCGCTTCGTCCGCGTGGCCTTGCGACAATCGAACGAGTCCGCGCTGGGCATACGCCTCGGCAAGGCGCGGATTGCACACGATGGCTTGCGTAAAGTCCGCCTCAGCCTGGCGCAGATTTGCTTTGGCCTTCCAAAACAGGCCGCGATTGAACCAGCTTTTATCCAAACCGGGATTGAGCTTGAGCGCCTGATTGTAATCGCGCAGCGCGCCGTCCAGGTCGCCTGTTTGTTGCCACGCTGCGCCGCGATCAGAGTAGGCCACAGCCGAAGCTGGATCGAGCTTGATCTCATGGGTGTAATCGCTGATGGCGCCTGCCAGGTCGTGCTTGAGCAACCGCGTGCCACCGCGACTGCCCCAGGCGTGCGCCAGGCGTGGGTTGAGCTTGAGCGCCTGGTTCAAATCGGCGAGCGCTTCGTCCAGGTCTCCTTGGTCGCGCCGCGCTTGACCCCGATTGGCCCAGGCCAGGGCCAGTTTGGGATTGAGTTCGAGGGCTTTGCTGTTATCACTGATTGCGCCAGCGAAATCGTCCAGTCTATACCGCACCACGCCGCGACACACATAAGTTCTTGCGTCGCGGGGATTGAGTTGGAGCGCGTGGTCAAAATCGGTCAGCGCCGCCGCCAGCTTGTCCAGTTGGACGCGCGTCGTGGCGCGGTCGTAGTAAGCCTCGGCATTGCGCGGATCGCTGGCGATGGCGAGATCGTAATCGGCTTCGGCCCGTCCATACTCGCCTTTGGCAAACCATTGATTGCCGCGTTCGAGATAAGAAGTCGCCGTGACGGCGCGCAGGTTTTGAGACTGTGCTGACGTGGTTGACAGACAGCCGTGCGCCAGCAGGCAGAAGATGGACAGTGTCAGGATCTGTTGTCGGTTCATAGTTCACCCCATTTCAATTAGCTGCTTGATGGAAAGGTAGGCGGAAGAGGTTCGGCCCAGGCTGATAGGAGGAGCAAGCTTTTCCAGGCGGGGCTGCTTTAGCGCTGTCGCCTGACAAAGCTCGCTCATCTTGTCCGAAAAGTTTGTGACTACTGCGGTGGCGTGATGCTCTGGCATTGCGGCGCGAGCGGCTCGATCTTGATGCGTTCAGCCTTGATCGTCGCGCACCGAGTGATGTCCGCGATGTTTCCGGTGGGGTCGCGGAATTCACGACTACCCACGCCGACAAATCCATCCTTTCCGGTCAGCGTCAGTCGTGTATTGATTTTGCCCGTGCCTAGAAAATTCCCTTGCGCATCAAATTCGTCCCGGATGGCGGTGAGGGCAAATTCATTGCCACCCATGTGTTCCCACACGCCGTGTTGTTCGCCGTAAAAGGGGCCGCCGGGCCCAGTGCGGATGTAGACGCTGAGTCCACCACCACGTGCAACGGTAATGTAAGCGCGTTGGGACGGAGGCTGCGGTACACCGGGTGGAACCACTGGCGTGACCGTGTATGCCCAAGCGCCTTCCAATTGCTGCGCCTGCGCCTGTCTGGCTTGCTCCAGTACATCAAGGATGCCGCCGCCCTGTGCGGCAACGCGAGCAGTGGTTGGTTCAGCGCTCGACTGAGCGCGCAGGCTGGCCGCAGGAACGGCAATCAGCGTGGCCAGGATCAACGCTAAGATGATTCTTGTCGCAAACTTTTGCTGTTTCATTTGCTCTCCTCTAGGTTTTGCTCAGGCGACGGTCTGCACTCACCGCCTGTCGGGTTGGGTGGTTTGCCGCGCCACCCGCGTGGCTGCTGGCGCGCGCGGCTGCGGCGGAATTGCTGTCAACAGTGCGTTCTGACAGCACGAAACAACAAGGCCTGGAGCATCAGCGGCAGCTTGCGGATGCGGGCGCTCCCCTCTGCGTTCAACGGTGTTACGGCTTACATTGGTGTAGGCGTCAACGACGGCGGAAAGGCGACAGCCCCGCGGCAGGGTTTTTGCCGCGCTTCGCGCTGAAATAGCGCGGCTGCCGGGCCTGTGCTAGAGTGCGCCGCGTCAGGGTGTTCAATTCATAAGCTCATCGCACAAATATGGCGGCTGTTTCCACACACGAAGTCACGCAATTGCTGTTGGCTTGGCGCAACGGTGATCAGGCAGCGTTCAATCAATTAATTCCACTGGTCGAGGCCGAGTTGCGGCGGCTGGCGCGCTTGCGGCTGAAAGACGAACGGCACGACCACACGCTGCAACCATCCGCGCTGGTCAACGAAACGTATTTGCGGCTGTTCGGTGAAACGGCCATTGCCTGGCAGGATCGCGCGCACTTTTTTGCCGTCGCCTCTGACCGTATGCGCGAAATTCTGATTGACCACGCGCGCCGCCGTTTGCGCGCCAAACGTGGCGGGCAAAGCGTGCACGTTTCGCTGACGGCGGCGGCGGAATTGGGCGTCGAACCCGCCCTTGAAATTCTGGCGGTCAATGAAGCCCTGGCGACCTTGGAACGCGCTGACCCGCGCCAATGCCGCATCGTCGTCCTGCGTTATTTCGGTGGCCTGACCGAAGAGGAAATCGCCGCCGTGCTGGACATCTCGAAACGCACGGTGCAACGCGAATGGAAATCAGCCCGCGCCTGGCTTTACAGTCAACTCAAAGCTCCTTCCCTGGGAGCTGAGGCAAACGTTGAGTTGGGGTAGTGGCTCAAGCAGGGGAAGCAAAGAGACGATACGGAACAGACGGAATGAACGGAACAGACGGAAACTAAATCGAAGCACGCCACCTTGGGGGAGTACCGCGCGCGTCAGCAAACGGTCTTTGGCAATGCGAGCCAATGTGCGTAAGGCCACGGCCCCGCTTGCTGACGCGCGCGGTACTGCCCTGTGTCCCAATCTTAGTTGTTCCGATTTAGCCAACCCGCTTGGTTCCGCCTGTTCAGTTATTTCCGTTTGTTCCGTAATCTCTCTCCCCATTGATTCACCACCTGAGTTAAACCCATGACGCCTGAACACTGGCAACGCCTCAAACAACTTTACGAAGAAGCCGCCGCGCTGCCCGTGCCAGCCCAGCAAGCCATGCTGGACCGGCTCGGCGCGCCAGATGCCAAAGATGCCGCATTGCGTGACGAACTTGAACGAATGCTCGCCGCCGATGCGGACTCGGCGTTTTTGTGCGCGCCCGCCTTATCGGCGGCCACAGTGGCTGAGCGGCCCCTGATGCTGGCGGGCCGCCGCCTGGGTCATTACGAGGTGCTGGAACCGTTGGGCGCGGGCGCGATGGGCGAGGTTTATCTGGCGCAAGACCTGCAACTGGAACGGCGCGTTGCGCTCAAGGTCTTGCCCGCCGCCTTCACGCGCGAGCCGGAGCGCTTGCAACGCTTCATCCGCGAGGCCAAAGCCGCTTCGGCGCTCAATCATCCCAACATCATCACCGTGCACGAATTCGGCGAGGCCGCGTTTGAAGCGGGCAGCGCGGTCGCCCCGGAAGCCGGGCTGGCCTATTACATCGCCACCGAATACATCGCCGGTCAGACGTTACGCCAGCGCCTGGCCGAAGCGCCGGAGCGGCGGTTGCCGCTCACCGAAGCGCTAGCCGTGGCCGCGCAAATCGCTGCCGCGTTAGCCGCCGCGCATGCTGCCCACATCATCCACCGCGACATCAAACCCGAAAATGTCATGGTGCGGCCTGACGGACTCATCAAGTTGCTCGATTTCGGTCTTGCCAAATTGACCGAGCCATTGGTTGATGCGCCCACACTATCGCCACGCAGCGAGAGCAGCGCGGGCGGTGTCGTGCTGGGCACGCCGCGTTATATGTCGCCGGAGCAGGCGCGCGGCGAAAAAGTGGACACACGCACCGACCTCTTCAGCCTGGGCGTGCTGCTTTATGAAATGCTCGCGGGCCGCCCGCCGTTCAAAGGCGCAACGGCGAATGAAACCATCGCCGCGATCCTGCGCGACGAACCGCTGCCGCTGGGCGCGCATCTGCCCATTACGCCCGCCGTGTTGGAACGCCTCGTTGGCCAACTGTTGTGCAAGGAACGCGGCGCACGTTATCAAACCGCCGACGCCCTGTTCGCCGATTTGCAGGCGTTGAAGGAAGAAGTGGAAGCGCAGGTGAAAAGTGGCAAGAGTTGGCCGAGTGGCAAGTCGCCGCTGCTCGACATGGCGCGCCGACCATTGGAAGCGCTCACCACAGCCTTGCGCGGTCTGGCTGATCGAATCCAAGGCCGCGAAACTGGCTTGCCCGCGCCGCCCGCGCTGTCCGTGTTAAACGAAAAAGACCTGCTGCTGTTGGCTGATTTCGAGAATCAGACCGGCGACCCGGTGTTTGACGGGACGCTCAAACAGGGGCTGGCGATTCAATTGCGCCAATCGCCTTTCGTAGGCCTGTTTCCCGAAGACCGCGTGCGCCACACGCTGCGCTTGATGAAACGTGCGGCGGACGAGCGCGTCACCGTGCCCATCGCGCGCGAGATTTGCGTGCGCCATAACCTGAAGGCGCTCATCGCCGGTTCCATCGCCCCGCTCGGCAGTCATTACGTCATCACGCTCGCCGCCATCCACGGCCTAACCGGCGACACAGTGGAAAGCGAGCAGGTCGAAGCCAAAAGCAAAGAGCAGGTCTTGCGCGCGCTCTCACAGGCCGCCGCCCGGCTGCGCGCCAAACTCGGCGAGTCGCTGCATTCGATCCAGCAATTCGACACCGAACTGGAAGAGACCACGACGCAAAAGCTCGAAGCCTTTCAGGCTTACGCGCTGGGTTACGAACAGACGCTCAATGGCCGCATCTTCGACGCCATCACGTTGTATCAGCGCGCCGTCGAACTCGACCCCGATTTTGCCTATGCCTGGAGCATGCTTTCGATTCATCACAGCCACAGCGGGCGTCCGGGGCTGGCTGCCGAATATGCCGAGAAGGCGTTTGCCGTGCGCGAACGTGTGAGCGATTACGAACAACTGCAAATCACCTTCCGCTACCATCTCAATGTCACCGGCGACATGAACCAGGCGCTGGAGGCGGCGATTCTGTTCAAGCGCATGTACCCGCGCACCTCGACCGCGCCGATTGATCTGGTCGCCATTTACGACCTAATCGGACGCCACGAAGCCGCCGTCGCCGAAGGCCGCGAAGCCGTGCAACTCAATCCCACCTTCGGGCCGGCCTATTGGTATCTGGGCCGCGCGCTGTTGCGCGTCAGCCGCTTTGCCGAAGCCAAAGAAATTTTCCGGCAGGCGCTCGCCCAGAAATTCGATGTGATCAACATTCACGCCGCGCTGTATCAGATCGCCTTTGCCGAAGGCGACACGGCAGGCATGCAACAGCAACTCGACTGGGCGCAGGGCAAGCCGGAAGAGTTCGTTACGCTCGATTGGCAAGCAGGCGCGGCGGCTTGCACAGGCCAATGGCGCAAGGTGCAGGAACTCGCCCGCCGCGCGATTGACCTGACCGCACGCGGCATGACCAAAGAACTGGCGGCGCGTTACGCAGCGGAACAGGCCTTGCGCGCTGCGATTTTGGGCGACTATGCGCAAGCGCAAGCCAACGCCGAACAAAGCCTGGCGATTGATCGCGGACGCGCCACGCTGCCACGCGCGGCGCTCGCCCTGACATTGAGCGGTGCCATACAACCGGCGGAACGGCTGCTGGATGAACTGCGCCAACGTTACCCCGATGACACGGTCATCAATTCAATCTGGCTGCCGGTGTTGCGCGCGGCTTTGTTGCTGACGAATGAAGCGTCCGATGGAATGGCGGCAGCAACGCAAGCCTTGGAGCAATTGCACACTGCGGCGAATTACGAAGCGGCGGCGGAATTCTGGCCGCAAAGCTTGCGCGGACAGGCTTACCTGCGGCTCGGACGCGGCGACGAAGCCGCCCAGGAATTTCAAAAAATCCTGGCCCAACGTGGTCAGGCGCCGTTTTCGCCGTTGTATCCATTGGCGCATTTGGGGCTGGCACGGGCGGCAGTGTTGCGGGGAGATGAAACGCAACGCCAGCAGGCTTGGGCGGCGTTTGCGGCGGCGTGGCAGGAAGCGGATGCTGACCTGCCAATGTTGCTTGAGGCGCAAAGCGCGAAACCAGGCGAGTCGCTGAGTTCGAGCCAGCCGTTCAGTACCGCGCTGGAAGCAACCACGACGCGGAAGCAAGAAGCTTTTCAGGTTTACTCGTGGGGCTATAAGCAATCGCTCAGCGGCAGATTCATGGACGCGATCCAGCTTTACCAGCGCGCCGTCGAACTTGACCCTGAATTTGCCTATGCCTGGAGTATGCTCTCGATTCACCACAGCATCATCGGCCAGCCAGAGTTAGCCGGTGGCTATGCGGCGCAAGCCTATGCCTTGAAGGAGCACCTGAGTGATTACGAGCAACTGCAAATCACCTTTCGCTATCATTTCAATTTCACCGGCGACATGAACCAAGCGCTGGAAGCAGTGTTCCCCTTCATGCAGACATTACCGCGCACGTTCACGGCACCGAGTGATCCATTAGCCGTGCTTGGGGACCACGAGCAGTCGGTCTCGCAGGCTGGGGCGCAATCGCGGTCACGTTTAGTCGTCTATGACGCGCTGGGCCGCCACGAGCAAGCCCTCGCCGAAAGCTATGAAGCCATGCGTCTCAACCCCAACTATGCGCCCGTCTACTGGTATCTAGGGCGCTCGTTGCTGCGTGTGAGCCGTTTCGCCGAGGCCAAAGAGATTTTCCAGCGAGTACTCGCACAGAAATTCGATCTGTCGAACATTCGCGCCGCGCTTTACCAAATCGCCTTTATCGAAGGCGACACGGCGGGCCTGCAACAGCAACTCGACTGGGCGCAGGGCAAGCCCGAAGAATTCGTCACACTCGATTGGCAGGCGGGCGCGGCGGCCTGCGCGGGCCAATGGCGCAAGGCGCAGGAACTCGCCCGCCGCGCGATTGACCTAACCGCGCGCGGTATGACCAAAGAACTGGCGGCGCGCTATGCGGCGGAACAAGCGCTACGCGGCGTGATTTTGGGCGATTATGCGCAAGCCCAAGCCAACGCCGCACAAAGCCTCGCGATTGATCGCGGACGCGCCACGCTACCACGCGCGGCGCTCGCCCTGACGCTCGGCGGCGCGGCGCAACCGGCGGAAGTCTTGATGGATGAAATGCGTCAACGCTACCCCGATGACACGGTGATCAATTCGATTTGGCTGCCGGTGTTGCGCGCGGCCCGCTTGCTGGCGGCAGAATCACCAGGTGTTGAAGCGGCGGCGCAGGCGTTGGAGCAATTGCACACCACGGCGAATTACGAAGCAGCGGCGGAATTCTGGCCGCAAAGTTTGCGTGGGCAGGCTTACCTGCGGCTTGGACGCGGCGCGGAAGCAGCGCTGGAATTTCAAAAGATACTCGACCAGCGCGGCCAGGCGCCGTTTTCGCCGTTGTATCCGCTGGCGCATTTGGGGCTGGCACGGGCGGCAGTGTTGCGGGGCGCTGAAACGCAACGCCAGCAGGCCTGGGCGGCGTTTGCCACAGCGTGGCTGGATGCGGATGCCGATTTGCCGGCGCTGTGTGCGGCGCAATGCGAGTTTCAATAACTGATGTTACGCAGTGGAAGTTTGACGATTCAGTTTGACCGTGAAAGACGGCGGTTTTTGCGCGCCTCCGGCGCGAAGAAGACTGCCAAATTAAAACTCAATCTTTTCACTGCGTAACATGAGTTAATAAGTCTGAACCCTCCGGCGGCGGCTACACCTGAAGTCACGCTACGGATAGATAACAAGGC
Proteins encoded in this window:
- a CDS encoding tetratricopeptide repeat protein; this encodes MNRQQILTLSIFCLLAHGCLSTTSAQSQNLRAVTATSYLERGNQWFAKGEYGRAEADYDLAIASDPRNAEAYYDRATTRVQLDKLAAALTDFDHALQLNPRDARTYVCRGVVRYRLDDFAGAISDNSKALELNPKLALAWANRGQARRDQGDLDEALADLNQALKLNPRLAHAWGSRGGTRLLKHDLAGAISDYTHEIKLDPASAVAYSDRGAAWQQTGDLDGALRDYNQALKLNPGLDKSWFNRGLFWKAKANLRQAEADFTQAIVCNPRLAEAYAQRGLVRLSQGHADEAQADFTLCLKLNPQLRADLEQQIRLQQRR
- a CDS encoding sigma-70 family RNA polymerase sigma factor, whose amino-acid sequence is MAAVSTHEVTQLLLAWRNGDQAAFNQLIPLVEAELRRLARLRLKDERHDHTLQPSALVNETYLRLFGETAIAWQDRAHFFAVASDRMREILIDHARRRLRAKRGGQSVHVSLTAAAELGVEPALEILAVNEALATLERADPRQCRIVVLRYFGGLTEEEIAAVLDISKRTVQREWKSARAWLYSQLKAPSLGAEANVELG
- a CDS encoding protein kinase, producing the protein MTPEHWQRLKQLYEEAAALPVPAQQAMLDRLGAPDAKDAALRDELERMLAADADSAFLCAPALSAATVAERPLMLAGRRLGHYEVLEPLGAGAMGEVYLAQDLQLERRVALKVLPAAFTREPERLQRFIREAKAASALNHPNIITVHEFGEAAFEAGSAVAPEAGLAYYIATEYIAGQTLRQRLAEAPERRLPLTEALAVAAQIAAALAAAHAAHIIHRDIKPENVMVRPDGLIKLLDFGLAKLTEPLVDAPTLSPRSESSAGGVVLGTPRYMSPEQARGEKVDTRTDLFSLGVLLYEMLAGRPPFKGATANETIAAILRDEPLPLGAHLPITPAVLERLVGQLLCKERGARYQTADALFADLQALKEEVEAQVKSGKSWPSGKSPLLDMARRPLEALTTALRGLADRIQGRETGLPAPPALSVLNEKDLLLLADFENQTGDPVFDGTLKQGLAIQLRQSPFVGLFPEDRVRHTLRLMKRAADERVTVPIAREICVRHNLKALIAGSIAPLGSHYVITLAAIHGLTGDTVESEQVEAKSKEQVLRALSQAAARLRAKLGESLHSIQQFDTELEETTTQKLEAFQAYALGYEQTLNGRIFDAITLYQRAVELDPDFAYAWSMLSIHHSHSGRPGLAAEYAEKAFAVRERVSDYEQLQITFRYHLNVTGDMNQALEAAILFKRMYPRTSTAPIDLVAIYDLIGRHEAAVAEGREAVQLNPTFGPAYWYLGRALLRVSRFAEAKEIFRQALAQKFDVINIHAALYQIAFAEGDTAGMQQQLDWAQGKPEEFVTLDWQAGAAACTGQWRKVQELARRAIDLTARGMTKELAARYAAEQALRAAILGDYAQAQANAEQSLAIDRGRATLPRAALALTLSGAIQPAERLLDELRQRYPDDTVINSIWLPVLRAALLLTNEASDGMAAATQALEQLHTAANYEAAAEFWPQSLRGQAYLRLGRGDEAAQEFQKILAQRGQAPFSPLYPLAHLGLARAAVLRGDETQRQQAWAAFAAAWQEADADLPMLLEAQSAKPGESLSSSQPFSTALEATTTRKQEAFQVYSWGYKQSLSGRFMDAIQLYQRAVELDPEFAYAWSMLSIHHSIIGQPELAGGYAAQAYALKEHLSDYEQLQITFRYHFNFTGDMNQALEAVFPFMQTLPRTFTAPSDPLAVLGDHEQSVSQAGAQSRSRLVVYDALGRHEQALAESYEAMRLNPNYAPVYWYLGRSLLRVSRFAEAKEIFQRVLAQKFDLSNIRAALYQIAFIEGDTAGLQQQLDWAQGKPEEFVTLDWQAGAAACAGQWRKAQELARRAIDLTARGMTKELAARYAAEQALRGVILGDYAQAQANAAQSLAIDRGRATLPRAALALTLGGAAQPAEVLMDEMRQRYPDDTVINSIWLPVLRAARLLAAESPGVEAAAQALEQLHTTANYEAAAEFWPQSLRGQAYLRLGRGAEAALEFQKILDQRGQAPFSPLYPLAHLGLARAAVLRGAETQRQQAWAAFATAWLDADADLPALCAAQCEFQ